A window of the Streptomyces sp. JB150 genome harbors these coding sequences:
- a CDS encoding SpoIIE family protein phosphatase yields the protein MGSTGPPVADGAGPGRGAARPSGLLDELGVASVVLDADGRIVLWSPQAEELFGYPAAEALGRYAARLMVHEQHLDLVVKLFNDVLSTGRGWAGAFPVRRKDGSTRLVEFRNMRLLDDRGDVYALGLAADHSTVRRLERDVALSSRIVAQSPIGLAVLDGGLRYVSVNPALERIDGVPADQHLGRTVREVAPGMDADALEDAARRVLETGRSVVDRSTIGRTAADPDEDQAWSVSLYRLEDTLGTVLGVAMSVVDVTEQYRAGVEAEAARRRLALIADASTRIGTTLDLELTARELAEVAVPELADVAAVDLLAAVVEGRPSTVGPAEPAVIRALAVRAEGSPEALRAADPPGQVARYGPDRLVTQCVRTGRPVLLPQVKDEDLPRIARSPEAAVLLSRAGVHSYLAVPLIARGEVLGALDLKRTGNPMPFGEDDLLLARELAARAAVQIDNARWYQNARNTALTLQRSLLPSHPPVTGGLEVASRYQPAGATVEVGGDWFDVIPLEDGKTALVVGDVMGSGINAAATMGRLRTATNTLAALDLDPARLLEHLDRITAGLDHSIATCLYAVHDPRLRQCRIANAGHLPPVRVRAGNGPELLDLPTGAPLGVGGVAFSTTVFDLDPGDQLVLYTDGLVETRRHSLDERLDTLMSLLNGPARPLEEICDLLLRTLHHPDNHDDVALLIARARTGT from the coding sequence GCGTGGCCTCGGTGGTGCTGGACGCCGACGGCCGCATCGTGCTGTGGAGTCCACAGGCGGAGGAGCTGTTCGGCTACCCGGCGGCCGAGGCGCTGGGCCGGTACGCGGCCCGGCTGATGGTGCACGAGCAGCACCTGGACCTGGTCGTGAAGCTGTTCAACGACGTGCTGTCCACCGGGCGGGGCTGGGCGGGCGCGTTCCCGGTGCGGCGCAAGGACGGCAGCACCCGGTTGGTGGAGTTCCGCAACATGCGGCTGCTGGACGACCGGGGCGACGTCTACGCCCTGGGACTGGCCGCCGACCACTCGACCGTGCGGCGGCTGGAGCGGGACGTCGCGCTGTCGTCCCGGATCGTGGCGCAGTCGCCGATCGGGCTGGCGGTGCTGGACGGCGGGCTGCGGTACGTGTCCGTGAACCCCGCGCTGGAACGGATCGACGGCGTCCCGGCCGACCAGCACCTCGGGCGGACGGTGCGCGAGGTGGCGCCGGGGATGGACGCCGACGCCCTGGAGGACGCGGCGCGCCGCGTGCTGGAGACCGGGCGGTCGGTCGTCGACCGGTCCACGATCGGGCGGACCGCGGCCGACCCGGACGAGGACCAGGCCTGGTCGGTGTCGCTGTACCGGCTGGAGGACACGCTGGGCACGGTGCTGGGGGTGGCGATGTCGGTGGTGGACGTCACCGAGCAGTACCGGGCCGGGGTGGAGGCGGAGGCGGCGCGGCGCCGGCTCGCCCTGATCGCCGACGCGTCCACCCGGATCGGCACCACCCTCGACCTGGAGCTGACCGCGCGGGAGCTGGCCGAGGTGGCCGTGCCGGAGCTGGCGGACGTGGCGGCCGTGGATCTGCTGGCGGCGGTGGTGGAGGGCCGGCCCAGCACGGTCGGCCCGGCCGAGCCGGCGGTGATCCGGGCGCTGGCGGTGCGCGCCGAGGGCTCACCGGAGGCGCTGAGGGCCGCCGACCCGCCGGGGCAGGTGGCCCGGTACGGGCCCGACCGGCTGGTCACGCAGTGTGTGCGCACGGGGCGGCCGGTGCTGCTGCCGCAGGTGAAGGACGAGGATCTGCCGCGTATCGCGCGCTCCCCGGAGGCGGCGGTGCTGCTCAGCCGGGCGGGCGTGCACTCGTACCTGGCCGTGCCGCTGATCGCGCGCGGTGAGGTGCTGGGCGCGCTGGACCTGAAGCGGACCGGCAATCCTATGCCGTTCGGGGAGGACGACCTGCTGCTGGCACGAGAGCTGGCGGCACGGGCCGCGGTGCAGATCGACAACGCCCGCTGGTACCAGAACGCCCGCAACACCGCCCTCACCCTGCAGCGCAGCCTGCTGCCCAGCCATCCCCCGGTCACCGGCGGCCTGGAGGTGGCCTCCCGCTACCAGCCGGCCGGGGCCACCGTCGAGGTCGGCGGGGACTGGTTCGACGTGATCCCGCTGGAGGACGGCAAGACGGCGCTGGTGGTCGGCGATGTGATGGGCAGCGGCATCAACGCCGCCGCGACGATGGGCCGGCTGCGCACCGCGACCAACACGCTGGCCGCGCTCGATCTCGATCCGGCGCGGCTGCTGGAGCACCTGGACCGGATCACGGCCGGCCTGGACCACTCGATCGCCACCTGCCTGTACGCCGTCCACGATCCGCGGCTGCGGCAGTGCCGGATCGCGAACGCGGGACACCTGCCGCCCGTGCGGGTGCGCGCCGGGAACGGTCCGGAACTGCTCGACCTGCCCACCGGGGCGCCGCTGGGCGTGGGCGGGGTCGCCTTCTCGACGACGGTGTTCGACCTGGACCCGGGCGACCAGCTCGTCCTCTACACCGACGGGCTGGTCGAGACCCGCCGGCACTCCCTCGACGAGCGGCTGGACACCCTGATGTCCCTGCTGAACGGTCCGGCGCGTCCGCTGGAGGAGATCTGCGACCTGCTGCTGCGTACGCTGCACCACCCCGACAACCACGACGACGTCGCGCTCCTCATCGCGCGGGCGCGCACCGGGACCTGA
- a CDS encoding putative protein N(5)-glutamine methyltransferase, whose product MPASPSSGDFAASREAASSSRDFAASPSTRTSVIAALRAAGCVFAEDEADLLLDAARTADELAALVDRRVAGLPLELVVGWAEFRGLRVTVEPGVFVPRRRTEFLVEQALAQAPGARVVVDLCCGSGAVGAALADALGPVELHAADIDPAAVRCARRNLAAAGGRVYTGDLFDALPGTLRGRVDILAANVPYVPTGEVGLLPAEARDHEPLTALDGGADGLDIARRVAAEAPRWLAPGGCLLTETSERQAPAAVEAFTRAGLTARLAVCEERYAQVVIGVA is encoded by the coding sequence ATGCCCGCTTCTCCCTCCTCCGGCGACTTCGCCGCGTCCCGCGAAGCTGCCTCGTCCTCCCGCGACTTCGCCGCGTCCCCCTCCACCCGTACGTCCGTCATCGCCGCGCTGCGCGCCGCGGGCTGCGTCTTCGCCGAGGACGAGGCCGACCTCCTCCTCGACGCCGCCCGCACCGCGGACGAACTCGCCGCCCTGGTGGACCGCCGCGTCGCCGGCCTGCCGCTGGAACTCGTCGTCGGCTGGGCCGAGTTCCGCGGTCTGCGCGTCACCGTCGAACCCGGCGTCTTCGTCCCCCGCCGCCGCACCGAGTTCCTCGTCGAGCAGGCGCTCGCCCAGGCACCGGGCGCCCGGGTCGTCGTCGACCTGTGCTGCGGCTCCGGCGCGGTCGGCGCCGCCCTGGCCGACGCGCTCGGCCCGGTCGAACTGCACGCCGCCGACATCGACCCGGCCGCAGTGCGCTGCGCCCGCCGCAACCTCGCCGCGGCGGGCGGCCGGGTGTACACCGGCGACCTGTTCGATGCGCTGCCCGGCACCCTGCGCGGCCGGGTCGACATCCTCGCGGCCAACGTGCCGTACGTCCCCACCGGCGAGGTCGGCCTGCTGCCCGCCGAGGCCCGCGACCACGAGCCGCTGACCGCCCTCGACGGCGGCGCCGACGGCCTCGACATCGCCCGCCGGGTCGCCGCGGAGGCCCCCCGGTGGCTGGCCCCCGGCGGCTGTCTGCTGACCGAGACCAGCGAACGCCAGGCCCCCGCCGCCGTCGAGGCGTTCACCCGCGCCGGACTGACGGCCCGGCTGGCGGTCTGCGAGGAGCGGTACGCGCAGGTCGTCATCGGCGTGGCCTGA
- a CDS encoding MarR family winged helix-turn-helix transcriptional regulator has translation MTAAEAVEAIQREMTAFARRARASAGRMHPELSLVSYTLLGHLEERGGCRATDLAAHYALDKSTVSRQVAALERAGLIERRLAPDDHRVQVLHLTDAGRQLLARVTESRRAAFRERLADWPEEDLARFAAYLTRYNAWTPPEPGEATT, from the coding sequence GTGACGGCAGCCGAGGCCGTGGAGGCCATCCAGCGTGAGATGACGGCGTTCGCGCGCCGCGCCCGGGCCTCGGCCGGGCGGATGCACCCGGAGCTGTCGCTCGTCTCGTACACCCTGCTCGGCCACCTCGAGGAGCGCGGCGGCTGCCGCGCCACCGACCTGGCGGCGCACTACGCCCTGGACAAGTCCACCGTGAGCCGCCAGGTGGCCGCCCTGGAACGCGCCGGACTGATCGAGCGCCGCCTCGCCCCGGACGACCACCGCGTACAGGTCCTCCACCTCACCGACGCCGGCCGGCAGCTCCTGGCCCGGGTCACCGAGAGCCGCCGCGCCGCGTTCCGCGAGCGGCTGGCCGACTGGCCGGAGGAGGACCTGGCACGGTTCGCCGCGTACCTGACCCGGTACAACGCCTGGACGCCTCCGGAGCCCGGCGAGGCGACGACGTAG
- a CDS encoding GNAT family N-acetyltransferase encodes MPEPTAGHVLDHPARAALTGPHARFAERHGRILRYPVDVTPWVALPEEPDERDWADLAALAGPGTEVPLLGFRGRVPDDWEVTFRMPGVQYVDAGLAAAPDPEAVRLGPADVPEMLDLVARTRPGPFLPRTIELGTYLGIRRGGALVAMAGERLRPPGWTEISAVCTDPSVRGEGLASRLILAVAHGIRERGETPFLHTGADNVRAIRLYESLGFRLRRTTAFLSARAPERVAAGA; translated from the coding sequence ATGCCGGAACCGACCGCAGGCCATGTCCTCGACCACCCGGCGCGCGCCGCGCTCACCGGCCCGCACGCCCGCTTCGCCGAGCGCCACGGCCGCATCCTGCGCTACCCGGTCGACGTCACCCCCTGGGTGGCCCTGCCCGAGGAGCCGGACGAACGCGACTGGGCGGACCTGGCCGCGCTGGCGGGCCCCGGCACCGAGGTACCCCTGCTCGGCTTCCGGGGCCGCGTGCCCGACGACTGGGAGGTCACCTTCCGGATGCCGGGCGTGCAGTACGTGGACGCCGGGCTCGCCGCCGCACCCGACCCGGAGGCGGTCCGCCTCGGCCCCGCCGACGTGCCCGAGATGCTGGACCTGGTGGCCCGCACCCGGCCCGGCCCCTTCCTGCCGCGCACCATCGAACTCGGCACCTACCTCGGCATCCGCCGCGGCGGCGCGCTGGTCGCCATGGCCGGGGAGCGGCTGCGCCCGCCGGGCTGGACCGAGATCAGCGCGGTCTGCACCGACCCCTCCGTGCGCGGCGAGGGCCTGGCGAGCCGGCTCATCCTCGCCGTCGCGCACGGCATCCGCGAGCGCGGCGAGACCCCGTTCCTGCACACCGGCGCGGACAACGTGCGCGCCATCCGCCTGTACGAGTCCCTGGGCTTCCGCCTGCGCCGCACCACCGCGTTCCTGTCGGCGCGCGCACCGGAGCGGGTCGCGGCCGGGGCGTAG
- a CDS encoding sulfite oxidase-like oxidoreductase, which yields MNVTRGFTGRPRVHRPGLPPGQYDAGDDWPVLSAEVTPDLAPADWTFRVDGLVEEDRTWTWEQAHALPGSVYEGDIHCVTSWSKFGVRFGGVSVDAFLDAVRPLPSATHAVAYSHTGYTTNLPLADLTGGKAWIAFTYDGRPLAPEHGGPARLLVPHLYFWKSAKWIAGLRLLDHDEPGFWEQNGYHARGNPWEEQRYSGD from the coding sequence ATGAACGTCACCCGAGGCTTCACCGGACGCCCGCGCGTCCACCGTCCGGGCCTGCCGCCCGGGCAGTACGACGCGGGCGACGACTGGCCCGTCCTGTCCGCCGAGGTCACCCCCGACCTGGCCCCCGCCGACTGGACCTTCCGCGTCGACGGACTGGTCGAGGAGGACCGCACCTGGACCTGGGAGCAGGCGCACGCGCTGCCCGGATCGGTGTACGAGGGCGACATCCACTGCGTGACGAGCTGGTCGAAGTTCGGCGTGCGGTTCGGGGGCGTGTCCGTGGACGCGTTCCTGGACGCCGTACGGCCGCTGCCGTCCGCCACGCACGCCGTCGCCTACTCGCACACCGGGTACACCACGAACCTCCCGCTGGCCGACCTGACCGGCGGCAAGGCGTGGATCGCGTTCACCTACGACGGGCGGCCGCTCGCCCCGGAGCACGGCGGACCGGCGCGGCTGCTGGTGCCGCACCTGTACTTCTGGAAGAGCGCCAAGTGGATCGCGGGGCTGCGGCTGCTCGACCACGACGAGCCCGGCTTCTGGGAGCAGAACGGCTATCACGCGCGGGGCAACCCGTGGGAGGAGCAGCGGTACTCCGGTGACTGA
- a CDS encoding ferredoxin reductase encodes MTEISSPPAFTPPTRFAIPGRIAVTHQGASVWQTATLTEIRRETPRAATFRFAVPAWVGHVPGQHLQLRLTAEDGYTAQRHYSLASAPDDSGHIELTLDHVEGGEVSGWFHSEARPGDRVEVRGPVSGFFAWPGDRPALLIGAGSGVVPLMSMVRHHRARGLDVPLRLLVSARSPQELIYAREYGPETTAVFTRSAPAGMPVGRMTAAHLEPLLAEQPPGGWEAYVCGSNAFAEHATRLLVAAGQPVDRIRVERFG; translated from the coding sequence GTGACTGAGATCTCCTCTCCCCCCGCCTTCACTCCCCCGACCCGGTTCGCCATCCCCGGCCGGATCGCCGTGACCCACCAGGGCGCGAGCGTCTGGCAGACCGCGACCCTCACCGAGATCCGCCGGGAGACCCCGCGCGCGGCCACCTTCCGATTCGCGGTGCCCGCCTGGGTGGGCCACGTCCCCGGCCAGCACCTCCAGCTGCGGCTGACCGCCGAGGACGGCTACACCGCCCAGCGGCACTACTCGCTGGCGTCCGCGCCCGACGACTCCGGGCACATCGAGCTGACCCTGGACCACGTCGAGGGCGGCGAGGTCTCCGGCTGGTTCCACAGCGAGGCCCGGCCCGGCGACCGGGTCGAGGTGCGCGGCCCGGTCAGCGGCTTCTTCGCCTGGCCCGGCGACCGGCCGGCGCTGCTGATCGGCGCCGGGTCCGGCGTCGTACCGCTGATGTCGATGGTCCGCCACCACCGGGCGCGAGGGCTGGACGTGCCGCTGCGGTTGCTGGTGTCCGCGCGCAGCCCACAGGAGCTGATCTACGCGCGCGAGTACGGCCCGGAGACCACGGCCGTGTTCACCCGGAGCGCCCCTGCCGGCATGCCCGTGGGCCGGATGACGGCCGCGCACCTCGAGCCGCTGCTGGCCGAGCAGCCGCCGGGCGGCTGGGAGGCGTACGTCTGCGGCTCCAACGCCTTCGCCGAGCACGCCACCCGGCTGCTGGTGGCGGCCGGGCAGCCGGTGGACCGCATCCGCGTCGAGCGGTTCGGCTGA